The proteins below are encoded in one region of Drosophila santomea strain STO CAGO 1482 chromosome 2R, Prin_Dsan_1.1, whole genome shotgun sequence:
- the LOC120446548 gene encoding uncharacterized protein LOC120446548 isoform X1: protein MCLVLFCLILVLSFLLQVQFVQDFSFLSGGIWEGMHCLEFIKSIVGGSCLSGYCQYAVATKKRWNLRVKILTFCRVNSAALGIRAEIVVFHFAESGNGILSVCRCCQKKVDFKGREIDLLPGQQRRT, encoded by the exons atgtgtttagttttgttttgtctgattttagttttgtcttttcttttgcaggtccaattcgtccaggatttttcatttttgtccggtgggatttgggaaggAATGCATTGCCTTGAATTTATAAAGAGCATCGTCGGAGGTTCGTGTTTGTCA ggatattgtcagtatGCCGTTGCTACCAAGAAAAGGTGGAATTTAAGGGTCAagattttgaccttttgccgggtcaaCAGCGCCGCACTTGGAATTC gtgccgaaatcgtcgtttttcatttcgccgagtcgggaaatg ggattttgtctgtatGCCGTTGCTGCCAGAAAAAAGTCGATTTCAAGGGTCGCGAaattgaccttttgccgggtcagcagcggcGCACCTAG
- the LOC120446548 gene encoding uncharacterized protein LOC120446548 isoform X2 has product MCLVLFCLILVLSFLLQVQFVQDFSFLSGGIWEGMHCLEFIKSIVGGILSVCRCYQEKVEFKGQDFDLLPGQQRRTWNSCRNRRFSFRRVGKWDFVCMPLLPEKSRFQGSRN; this is encoded by the exons atgtgtttagttttgttttgtctgattttagttttgtcttttcttttgcaggtccaattcgtccaggatttttcatttttgtccggtgggatttgggaaggAATGCATTGCCTTGAATTTATAAAGAGCATCGTCGGAG ggatattgtcagtatGCCGTTGCTACCAAGAAAAGGTGGAATTTAAGGGTCAagattttgaccttttgccgggtcaaCAGCGCCGCACTTGGAATTC gtgccgaaatcgtcgtttttcatttcgccgagtcgggaaatg ggattttgtctgtatGCCGTTGCTGCCAGAAAAAAGTCGATTTCAAGGGTCGCGAaattga